One segment of Candidatus Omnitrophota bacterium DNA contains the following:
- a CDS encoding nucleoside-diphosphate kinase: MMAPQSTLFLIKPDAVQRGLLGAIISRIEELRLDVLGAKIVRVSKELAEAHYAHIRGKPFFDETVEYLQGKRHGVPYVMALVLSGEKAVERVRALTGATHPEKAAPSSIRGAFGRMATNGLMENVVHASANTADASREIALWFQPHEVLPLPSSTLAAARPPLT; encoded by the coding sequence ATGATGGCGCCACAGTCCACGCTGTTTCTGATCAAGCCCGACGCGGTTCAGCGCGGCCTGCTGGGGGCGATTATCTCGCGCATTGAAGAGCTCCGCTTGGATGTGCTGGGAGCGAAGATCGTGCGCGTCTCCAAGGAATTAGCGGAAGCGCACTATGCGCACATTCGCGGGAAACCGTTTTTCGACGAGACGGTCGAGTATCTGCAGGGCAAGCGGCACGGCGTCCCCTACGTGATGGCCCTGGTCTTGTCGGGGGAGAAGGCCGTTGAGCGCGTTCGCGCATTGACGGGGGCGACCCATCCAGAAAAAGCCGCCCCCTCGTCGATTCGAGGCGCCTTTGGCCGGATGGCGACGAACGGGCTGATGGAAAACGTGGTCCACGCCTCGGCGAATACGGCCGATGCCTCGCGGGAAATTGCCCTCTGGTTCCAACCGCATGAAGTGCTCCCGTTGCCGTCCTCAACACTGGCCGCCGCCCGCCCGCCGCTGACATGA
- a CDS encoding YicC family protein has translation MSQARAKISSMTGYGRATARTEFGGVAVEVRSTNHRYVEIDAHMPNGLSALQGRIADELRKIVRRGRVEVFLTLQTDRLGHRKVQFDEALLQRYHEALLNLKGRFGLKGPLTLEQLLSAPQAMSVVEDRVPAEQFWPSVRSAVQAAARDLAVSRRREGAKLAADLRGQLKVIERNAQAIARRLPRALAQQRQRLVERLRELLGNGAAASVSQLEQAAALVKDTDVHEELVRLESHVASMRQTLAKQQVVGKRLDFMAQELMRETNTLGSKVNDSEAVQHVVEIKGCIEKIREQVQNLE, from the coding sequence ATGAGCCAGGCGCGCGCGAAGATTTCCAGCATGACCGGCTACGGCCGCGCCACCGCGCGCACCGAGTTCGGGGGGGTGGCCGTCGAGGTGCGGAGCACGAATCATCGATACGTGGAAATCGACGCCCACATGCCCAACGGCCTCTCCGCGCTGCAGGGTCGCATCGCCGATGAGCTGCGCAAGATCGTGCGCCGCGGGCGCGTGGAAGTGTTTCTCACGCTGCAGACGGACCGCCTGGGGCACCGCAAGGTGCAGTTTGATGAAGCGCTGCTGCAGCGGTACCACGAGGCCCTCCTGAATCTGAAGGGGCGCTTCGGCCTCAAAGGGCCGCTGACGCTTGAGCAGCTGCTCAGCGCTCCGCAAGCCATGTCCGTCGTGGAAGACCGCGTGCCTGCCGAGCAGTTCTGGCCGTCGGTGCGCTCCGCGGTGCAGGCGGCGGCGCGCGATTTGGCTGTCTCACGCCGCCGCGAAGGGGCGAAGCTCGCCGCGGATCTCCGGGGGCAGCTAAAGGTGATTGAACGGAACGCCCAAGCCATTGCGCGGCGCCTGCCGAGGGCCTTAGCGCAGCAACGGCAGCGGCTGGTCGAGCGGTTGCGCGAGCTGCTTGGCAATGGGGCGGCCGCCTCTGTCTCGCAGCTGGAGCAAGCTGCCGCCCTGGTGAAGGATACGGATGTGCATGAGGAGCTCGTCCGGTTGGAGAGCCATGTCGCGTCGATGCGGCAGACGCTCGCAAAACAGCAAGTGGTCGGCAAGCGCCTGGATTTTATGGCCCAGGAGCTGATGCGCGAAACCAATACGCTGGGCAGCAAAGTCAACGATTCTGAGGCGGTGCAGCACGTCGTCGAGATCAAAGGCTGCATCGAGAAGATCCGAGAGCAAGTACAGAATCTGGAGTGA
- the dnaN gene encoding DNA polymerase III subunit beta yields the protein MRITIPQPQLLRHLQMVEHAVNDRSTLPILANILIETTEEGITLSATDLDVGIRCRFPLAAQNEKGAVALPARKFTTVIRELPDEVVVLEARKNHTATITCGASSFRIPGLPAEDFPILPPTSNNEQLTISQQALKTLIAQTAHAMSMEETRFILNGTLIALQKTELTLVATDGRRLAAAKAPVTNATTHQLSVVVPAKTVRELGRLLQADGTEEVRIAPLKDNQLTFTFGDVTIITRLIEGQFPQYDKVIPPPTKTVMTCNRQTLTNAIRRASLMTSAASQAVVFEVGEGKLVVSKESAELGSAREELAVTYPGEPVTVAFNPEFWLEVLKVLDTDEVAVEITGPEKPAVIRQPGFTYLVLPMKAV from the coding sequence ATGCGCATCACCATCCCGCAACCCCAGCTACTTCGGCACCTCCAAATGGTTGAGCACGCGGTCAATGACCGCAGCACCCTCCCCATCCTTGCCAACATTCTCATTGAGACGACCGAGGAGGGCATCACCCTCAGCGCAACCGACTTGGATGTGGGTATCCGGTGCCGGTTTCCATTGGCCGCCCAAAACGAAAAAGGCGCCGTGGCTCTCCCCGCGAGAAAATTTACCACCGTGATTCGAGAGCTTCCGGATGAGGTGGTGGTCTTGGAGGCAAGGAAGAACCACACCGCCACCATTACCTGTGGGGCGAGCAGCTTCCGTATTCCAGGACTACCTGCGGAAGATTTCCCCATCCTTCCCCCCACATCCAATAACGAGCAACTCACTATCTCCCAACAAGCGCTCAAAACACTCATTGCGCAGACGGCGCATGCGATGTCGATGGAAGAAACGCGGTTTATTCTCAACGGAACCCTCATCGCTCTTCAGAAGACGGAGCTGACCCTGGTGGCGACCGACGGCCGTCGCCTGGCGGCCGCCAAGGCGCCGGTCACGAACGCGACAACGCACCAGCTCTCAGTGGTGGTTCCGGCGAAGACGGTGCGGGAGCTTGGAAGACTCTTGCAGGCTGATGGGACCGAAGAGGTTCGCATCGCCCCCCTCAAAGACAACCAGCTCACCTTTACCTTCGGCGACGTCACCATCATCACCCGGCTCATTGAGGGGCAATTCCCGCAATACGACAAGGTGATTCCCCCACCGACAAAAACCGTCATGACGTGCAACCGCCAAACCCTCACCAATGCGATCCGCCGGGCCAGTTTGATGACCAGCGCCGCCTCGCAGGCGGTCGTTTTTGAAGTGGGGGAAGGGAAGCTGGTGGTGTCAAAAGAGTCCGCCGAGCTCGGGAGCGCTCGGGAAGAACTTGCGGTGACGTACCCGGGCGAGCCGGTGACCGTCGCGTTTAATCCGGAGTTTTGGCTTGAAGTGCTGAAAGTGTTGGATACGGATGAGGTGGCGGTGGAAATCACCGGACCGGAGAAGCCCGCGGTGATCCGTCAGCCAGGCTTTACGTACCTTGTGCTGCCCATGAAGGCGGTATGA
- a CDS encoding DUF721 domain-containing protein produces MMSKPTGQRIDALLPSVLKRVEQHHAVLDLLRRRWKRLVGPDLAAHTQPVSVRRGQLVIAAEQPGDSFMLHFQRERLAQHVRTLTEGKVTSLVVRPQTAGRHAVSH; encoded by the coding sequence ATGATGAGCAAACCGACAGGACAGCGGATCGATGCGCTCTTACCGAGCGTGCTGAAGCGGGTGGAGCAGCACCATGCCGTGCTTGATCTGCTGCGGCGCCGCTGGAAACGGTTGGTCGGCCCGGACCTTGCCGCGCATACGCAGCCGGTGAGCGTTCGCCGCGGCCAGCTGGTGATCGCCGCGGAGCAGCCCGGGGACAGCTTCATGCTGCACTTTCAGCGCGAGCGCCTCGCCCAGCACGTACGGACGCTGACCGAGGGCAAAGTCACCAGTCTCGTAGTTCGGCCGCAGACGGCAGGACGGCATGCCGTATCTCATTGA
- a CDS encoding ParB/RepB/Spo0J family partition protein has translation MKRLGKGLADLIDLPQDAAASAGLVVVKTAQIRPGRFQPRTSVSDTSLEELKASIRQSGIIEPVVVRPGSQGTYELVAGERRFRAAQALGLIEIPAVVKTLSDQQAAELSLIENVQRENLNPLEEARGYSRLTEAFGYTQESLAMAVGKDRATIANLLRILRLPEEIRQGLLDEKISLGHAKVLLTIEDRGRQTALYQKILANGLSVRHLEGLATNWMPSRKRRVKPGDPNTAGLEEALRRALGTKVSVKARKKGGRIVIEYFSSEELTRLLGLLSVSVG, from the coding sequence ATGAAGCGATTAGGGAAAGGGCTTGCCGATTTGATTGATCTGCCGCAAGACGCCGCCGCATCGGCGGGATTGGTGGTCGTGAAAACCGCGCAGATCCGCCCTGGACGATTTCAGCCGCGCACCTCGGTCAGCGACACCAGCTTGGAGGAACTGAAGGCATCGATCAGACAATCCGGCATCATCGAGCCGGTGGTAGTGCGGCCTGGGAGCCAGGGCACCTATGAGCTCGTCGCGGGGGAGCGGCGATTTCGCGCAGCCCAAGCCCTCGGGCTGATTGAGATCCCCGCGGTCGTGAAGACGCTGTCAGATCAGCAGGCCGCGGAGTTGTCGCTGATTGAGAATGTGCAGCGGGAAAACCTCAACCCGCTCGAAGAAGCCAGAGGCTATTCGCGGCTCACGGAAGCGTTTGGCTATACGCAGGAATCGCTCGCGATGGCCGTGGGCAAGGACCGCGCGACCATTGCGAACCTCTTGCGCATCCTGCGCCTGCCTGAGGAGATTCGGCAAGGGCTGCTCGATGAAAAGATCTCGCTCGGGCACGCCAAGGTGCTGCTGACGATCGAGGATCGCGGACGGCAGACGGCGCTGTATCAGAAGATCCTCGCCAATGGCTTATCGGTCAGGCATCTTGAGGGCCTGGCCACGAACTGGATGCCGTCGCGCAAGCGGCGTGTGAAGCCGGGCGACCCCAACACCGCCGGCCTTGAAGAGGCGCTGCGGCGCGCCCTCGGAACCAAAGTCAGCGTCAAGGCGAGGAAAAAAGGCGGGCGCATCGTGATTGAGTATTTTTCCTCCGAAGAATTGACGCGGCTGCTTGGCCTTCTCAGCGTTTCCGTGGGATGA
- a CDS encoding DUF370 domain-containing protein, with translation MAVTLLNVGFDNAVAAERIVAVVSADPSPVKRLREEASRHQKLVDATNGRRTRTVIVTDSDHVVLSSLQPETVAQRLAELRRD, from the coding sequence ATGGCTGTGACACTCTTAAACGTCGGATTCGACAACGCGGTGGCGGCGGAGCGCATTGTCGCGGTCGTCTCCGCCGATCCCTCGCCGGTGAAGCGGTTGCGCGAAGAGGCGAGCCGGCATCAAAAACTGGTCGATGCGACCAATGGCCGCCGAACCCGCACGGTCATCGTCACCGACTCGGATCATGTGGTGCTCTCAAGTTTGCAGCCGGAGACGGTCGCACAGCGGCTGGCCGAATTGAGGCGTGACTAA
- the rpmH gene encoding 50S ribosomal protein L34 — protein MKKNLRNLSNRKRKRVHGFRRRMSTRGGQNALRRRRRKGRWQLIPA, from the coding sequence ATGAAAAAGAACCTACGGAATCTCTCGAACCGAAAACGGAAACGCGTCCATGGATTCCGCCGTCGCATGAGCACGCGCGGAGGCCAAAATGCCTTGCGCCGTCGACGGCGCAAGGGACGCTGGCAGCTGATTCCTGCGTAA
- a CDS encoding ParA family protein translates to MAKIIAVCNQKGGVGKSTTAVNVGSYLALAGRKTLLVDLDPQGNATTTCGVSRDDAAGKDIYQVLINNLDIEETILKTPVDGMRLVPASIDLAGAEPFLATAEEKETVLRRICETLRPKYEFILFDCPPALGLLTVNALVAADSTIIPVQCEYLALEGLSSLMRSVNLVKQRLNPALKVGGIVLTMADFRANLAREVADEVKNYFKEMVFKTSIPRNIRLAESPGFGKPICLYDPNSTGALAYRLLTQEVINKEIFGAAT, encoded by the coding sequence ATGGCAAAAATTATCGCGGTGTGTAATCAAAAAGGCGGGGTTGGAAAATCAACAACAGCGGTGAACGTCGGCTCCTATCTGGCACTTGCCGGGCGAAAGACGCTGCTGGTTGATCTTGACCCTCAAGGCAATGCGACAACAACCTGTGGCGTATCAAGAGACGACGCGGCAGGAAAAGACATCTACCAAGTGCTGATCAATAACCTTGACATCGAGGAAACCATTCTCAAGACGCCGGTTGACGGGATGCGCCTTGTTCCTGCCAGCATTGATCTTGCCGGGGCAGAGCCGTTTCTGGCAACCGCGGAAGAAAAAGAGACCGTGCTGCGGCGGATCTGCGAAACGCTTCGCCCGAAATATGAATTCATTCTTTTTGATTGCCCCCCAGCGCTTGGCCTGCTGACGGTCAACGCGCTCGTTGCGGCTGACAGCACCATTATCCCTGTCCAGTGCGAATACCTAGCCCTTGAGGGCCTGAGCTCCTTGATGCGGTCTGTCAATTTGGTGAAGCAGCGGCTGAACCCTGCGCTGAAAGTCGGAGGAATTGTGTTGACGATGGCAGATTTTCGCGCTAATCTTGCCCGTGAGGTCGCCGATGAAGTTAAAAATTATTTCAAGGAGATGGTGTTCAAGACATCGATCCCGCGCAACATTCGGCTCGCCGAGTCACCAGGATTTGGCAAGCCGATTTGCCTCTATGATCCAAATTCAACTGGCGCATTAGCGTATCGTCTTCTTACACAAGAGGTTATAAACAAGGAAATTTTCGGAGCCGCGACATGA
- the dnaA gene encoding chromosomal replication initiator protein DnaA, with protein sequence METVQNTPFDWAVIRERLKARLGSEVVNRWLDPLTVGGLTDAAVTLEAPNSFFRDWVLTHYLEALRPFAGTREVRVVTATAASFASILPAAVSPLKPADASPANAAPASSSQSDGSHGLNARLTFDRFVVGPSNRFSHAASLAVAESPARAYNPLFIYGGVGLGKTHLMQAIGHAILHRWPARRVVYISSERFTNELIASIQNKTTSRFRDKYRTVDVLLVDDIHFIAQKEATQEEFFHTFNALYDAHKQIVISSDRSPKEIAGLEERLVSRFEWGLVTDIQPPDLETRIAILRKKAEEAGILVPEPVTDFMAKQITANIRELEGALIRVIAYCNLFNKPLDAEIAREVLKDMVREVSARITLDEIQRRVAEYFQLDLQEMRGSRRQRSVLFPRQIAMFLCRRLTEASLPEIGRAFGGRDHTTIMHAVGKIEREITQDAHKKQIITHLNQLITAASGRQMG encoded by the coding sequence GTGGAAACTGTGCAAAACACCCCGTTCGACTGGGCCGTAATCCGGGAACGCCTCAAGGCAAGGCTTGGTTCTGAGGTGGTCAATCGGTGGCTCGATCCGCTGACCGTCGGTGGATTGACGGATGCCGCCGTCACGCTTGAAGCGCCTAACTCCTTTTTCCGCGATTGGGTCCTCACCCATTATCTCGAGGCGCTTCGGCCGTTTGCCGGAACGCGCGAGGTGCGGGTGGTCACCGCGACCGCCGCGAGCTTCGCGTCCATTCTGCCGGCAGCGGTTTCGCCCCTCAAGCCGGCGGATGCCTCTCCAGCCAACGCGGCCCCGGCGTCCTCATCGCAAAGCGATGGCAGCCACGGGCTGAATGCCAGGCTCACCTTTGACCGATTTGTGGTGGGCCCCAGCAATCGCTTTTCCCACGCGGCGTCGCTGGCCGTCGCTGAATCGCCGGCGCGGGCGTACAACCCGTTGTTTATTTACGGCGGGGTGGGGTTAGGGAAGACCCACCTCATGCAGGCGATCGGCCACGCGATTCTCCATCGCTGGCCTGCGCGGCGCGTCGTGTATATTTCGAGCGAGCGCTTTACGAACGAGCTGATCGCCTCCATCCAGAATAAAACCACGTCGCGGTTCCGCGATAAGTACCGAACGGTCGATGTGCTGCTCGTCGACGACATCCATTTCATCGCCCAGAAAGAAGCGACCCAAGAGGAGTTCTTCCACACCTTCAACGCCCTCTATGACGCCCACAAACAAATCGTGATTTCCAGCGACCGCTCCCCCAAAGAAATCGCCGGGCTCGAAGAGCGGCTGGTGTCGCGCTTTGAATGGGGCTTGGTGACGGATATCCAACCCCCGGATCTGGAAACCCGCATTGCCATTCTCCGCAAGAAGGCGGAGGAGGCCGGGATCCTTGTGCCGGAGCCGGTCACGGATTTCATGGCCAAGCAAATTACCGCCAACATCCGGGAATTAGAAGGCGCGCTGATCCGCGTTATCGCGTACTGCAATCTCTTTAACAAGCCGCTCGATGCTGAGATTGCGCGGGAGGTCTTGAAGGATATGGTGCGGGAGGTCAGCGCGCGGATCACGCTGGATGAGATCCAGCGGCGCGTCGCCGAGTACTTCCAGTTAGACCTCCAGGAGATGCGCGGGAGCCGCCGGCAACGTTCGGTCTTGTTCCCGCGGCAGATTGCGATGTTTCTGTGCCGTCGGCTCACCGAGGCTTCGCTGCCGGAGATTGGGCGAGCATTTGGGGGGCGGGACCACACCACGATTATGCACGCCGTCGGAAAAATTGAGCGGGAGATCACACAAGATGCGCACAAGAAGCAGATCATCACCCACCTAAATCAGCTGATTACCGCAGCCTCGGGGCGCCAGATGGGTTAA
- the yidD gene encoding membrane protein insertion efficiency factor YidD, with product MQTPQHSLAATLAIRVIQIYRNYISYNKLQSCRFLPSCSSYACQALERYGFWRGGMKIVGRLLRCHPLGPWGVDPLT from the coding sequence ATGCAAACGCCTCAACATTCTCTTGCCGCTACGCTAGCGATTCGCGTCATACAGATATATCGTAACTACATTTCTTACAATAAGTTACAGTCATGCAGGTTCCTCCCAAGCTGCTCCTCCTACGCCTGCCAAGCCCTTGAGCGCTACGGTTTTTGGCGCGGAGGAATGAAGATCGTTGGCAGGCTGCTGCGGTGCCATCCCCTTGGCCCGTGGGGCGTTGACCCCCTCACGTAA
- the yidC gene encoding membrane protein insertase YidC, with the protein MGSEKRVLLAAALSAIFISVYSSAVLKPSRQPAQQLLPVASPQTMSADVASYHILDEDVTVIESRDVRLEIGKSSAAVRKVTLKQFHDSISSAPLQISSSYPLLGIRGDVRWILKETGSTAVTFTGADASASYRLTYELNAEQPGLQLSVATDQATLASLRIIASWAKADALNDQQNRLEISARSEDNGKARYFRHGVSRKAKNVPRGTLLLSIAERFFCISVKSVQPLAVQILPSINGHELVTEASLPSGADTYQAKVYFGPRDYFYLRQAGVEQAFAVGTISQIGLVLLSFLKWIAGITKNYGVAIICFSIGITALISPLTLISFRSMKKMQELKPKVDHVLAKYKNDQMKANQEVFALYREHKVSPLSGCLPMLLQMPILIALFQAMSHFIDFRGKGFLWIADLSLPDHFLRLPFSVPLLGPHLNLLPIIMAAAMYIQTRQSSRAMGSAESNPTAKMFSGPLMPIMFGVMFYQVPSGLVLYWLTNTLMSLVIYRVAKS; encoded by the coding sequence ATGGGATCAGAGAAGCGCGTCTTGCTCGCTGCAGCCCTCAGCGCAATTTTCATTAGCGTCTACTCCTCGGCGGTCCTCAAGCCATCGCGCCAGCCGGCGCAACAACTCCTTCCTGTCGCCTCACCACAGACGATGTCAGCCGATGTGGCGTCATATCATATTCTCGATGAGGATGTTACAGTTATTGAATCGCGCGATGTTCGGCTTGAAATTGGCAAGTCAAGTGCCGCAGTTCGCAAGGTGACGCTGAAACAATTCCACGATTCGATTTCAAGCGCGCCTCTGCAAATCAGCTCATCGTATCCGCTGCTTGGCATTCGAGGCGACGTTCGTTGGATTCTTAAGGAAACCGGGTCGACAGCGGTCACATTCACCGGGGCGGATGCGTCCGCATCATATCGCCTGACCTATGAGCTAAACGCGGAGCAGCCTGGATTGCAGCTGTCCGTGGCAACCGACCAGGCGACGCTTGCCTCCCTGAGGATCATCGCAAGCTGGGCTAAAGCAGACGCGTTGAATGATCAGCAGAACAGGTTGGAGATCAGCGCGCGCTCTGAAGACAACGGGAAGGCCAGGTATTTTCGGCATGGCGTATCGCGAAAGGCAAAAAATGTTCCACGTGGAACATTGCTGCTTTCAATCGCCGAGCGCTTCTTCTGCATCTCGGTGAAATCAGTGCAGCCCCTTGCGGTCCAAATTCTCCCAAGCATCAACGGGCACGAGCTTGTGACCGAAGCCTCGCTGCCATCAGGCGCTGACACCTACCAGGCAAAGGTCTATTTCGGACCAAGAGACTATTTTTACCTTCGTCAGGCCGGGGTTGAACAGGCTTTTGCCGTTGGCACGATCAGTCAAATTGGATTGGTCTTGCTGTCGTTCCTCAAATGGATTGCTGGCATCACGAAGAACTACGGGGTCGCGATCATCTGTTTTTCCATCGGCATCACCGCGCTCATTTCACCCCTCACACTGATCAGTTTCAGGTCGATGAAGAAAATGCAGGAGCTGAAGCCTAAGGTAGATCATGTGTTAGCAAAATATAAGAACGATCAGATGAAAGCGAACCAGGAAGTGTTTGCCTTATACCGCGAGCACAAAGTCAGCCCGCTGAGCGGGTGCCTGCCGATGTTGCTGCAAATGCCGATCCTTATTGCGCTGTTTCAAGCCATGTCGCATTTTATCGATTTTCGTGGAAAGGGGTTCTTGTGGATCGCTGACTTGTCGCTGCCGGATCATTTTCTCCGGCTGCCATTTTCCGTGCCGCTGTTGGGTCCGCACCTAAATCTGTTGCCGATCATCATGGCGGCGGCGATGTACATTCAAACGCGCCAATCGAGCAGAGCCATGGGAAGCGCTGAGAGCAATCCGACCGCGAAAATGTTCTCAGGCCCGCTGATGCCCATCATGTTTGGCGTGATGTTTTACCAGGTGCCCTCAGGATTGGTCTTATACTGGTTGACCAACACGCTCATGTCACTTGTTATTTATAGAGTGGCAAAGAGTTAG
- the rpoZ gene encoding DNA-directed RNA polymerase subunit omega: MAHVPIEELLKRCSSVYKLVILASRRAKEISEGAPALVEQAPRKVTSIALEEILQGKVLYRPIEDDKSSKRKKKKE; the protein is encoded by the coding sequence ATGGCCCATGTGCCGATTGAAGAATTGCTGAAGCGGTGCAGCAGCGTCTATAAGCTGGTGATTCTCGCGTCTCGCCGCGCGAAGGAGATTTCCGAGGGCGCTCCGGCGTTGGTGGAGCAAGCGCCTCGCAAAGTCACCTCCATCGCCTTGGAGGAGATCTTGCAGGGCAAGGTGTTGTACAGGCCGATCGAGGACGACAAATCGAGCAAGCGGAAAAAGAAGAAGGAGTAG
- the rnpA gene encoding ribonuclease P protein component, giving the protein MRNDATPTITRLRLTKAFTAVYRSGRWARGRHLSVGSAPNQRIETRLGLRTRRGLKGAVERNRLKRQLRTVIRTQRLALCPAVDVVIILHPAQIPCPTETLATELKILCKRLNILLPLR; this is encoded by the coding sequence CTGCGTAACGACGCCACCCCGACGATTACCCGGCTACGACTGACCAAGGCGTTTACAGCCGTCTATCGGAGCGGGCGGTGGGCGCGCGGGCGGCATCTGTCCGTTGGGAGCGCGCCGAACCAGCGCATCGAGACCCGCCTCGGCCTACGGACTCGACGCGGACTCAAAGGGGCCGTGGAGCGGAATCGGCTCAAGCGGCAGTTGCGCACGGTCATCAGAACGCAACGACTAGCGCTATGCCCAGCAGTTGATGTGGTCATTATCCTTCACCCAGCACAGATCCCGTGTCCAACCGAAACACTTGCCACAGAATTGAAAATCCTATGCAAACGCCTCAACATTCTCTTGCCGCTACGCTAG
- the gmk gene encoding guanylate kinase, with protein sequence MVDGGRLLPLFEPPTIHDPPSTIHHPGKVFVISSPSGGGKTTVVKRLLRRMPVLARSVSVTTRAPRPGERTGRDYRFISPSVFARMRRQGALMEWARVHGAWYGTPKRPLLSALAQGQSAVLSIDVQGARKIRRLLGRRAVLIFLKPPSMRKLRQRLLRRSTEDREAVQERLAAAQRELACASWYDHVVINDRLEAAVAHVRAIIRNAGRINGRES encoded by the coding sequence ATGGTGGATGGTGGGCGACTCTTACCACTGTTCGAGCCTCCAACAATCCACGATCCGCCATCCACCATCCACCATCCAGGTAAAGTCTTTGTCATCTCAAGCCCTTCGGGCGGCGGCAAGACGACGGTGGTCAAGCGTCTCCTGCGCCGGATGCCCGTGCTGGCGCGCTCGGTGTCGGTGACGACGAGAGCGCCTCGGCCGGGGGAGCGCACCGGGCGGGATTATCGGTTTATTTCGCCGAGCGTCTTTGCGCGGATGCGGCGCCAGGGGGCGCTGATGGAATGGGCGCGCGTGCACGGCGCGTGGTACGGCACGCCGAAGCGGCCGCTGCTGAGCGCGCTCGCCCAAGGGCAGAGCGCCGTTCTCAGCATCGACGTGCAGGGCGCGCGCAAGATCCGGCGGCTGCTGGGGCGGCGAGCGGTTTTGATTTTTCTCAAGCCCCCCTCCATGCGAAAGTTGCGGCAGCGCCTGCTGCGGCGCAGCACCGAAGACCGGGAAGCCGTTCAGGAACGCTTGGCCGCGGCCCAGAGGGAGCTGGCGTGCGCGTCCTGGTACGACCACGTGGTGATCAACGACCGCCTTGAGGCGGCCGTGGCGCACGTGCGGGCGATCATTCGAAACGCAGGACGAATCAACGGAAGGGAGTCGTGA